Proteins from a genomic interval of Mesobacillus sp. S13:
- a CDS encoding HAD family hydrolase: MGHFKILFLDIDGTILKPDDTIEDSTKTAINNMKWQNIEVVLATGRPLHEISELAEELQITSFIGYNGALGIYEGETIFAEPMHPDDVKYILDVAAANDHEVVCYTHEKNYLTNLESESVQAFLKQFHLRQNAVFTENAIEKILGMTIITAGKNGESLYRFKNGIHLSQVNVEGMKHCYDVIRDHVNKGIGVEFLLKKLGINREASIAFGDGMNDKEMLASAGEGFAMGNAHPDLFQYAKHKTTAVTNSGIYNGLKSLGLL, translated from the coding sequence ATGGGACATTTTAAGATTTTATTTTTGGATATAGACGGAACGATTTTAAAACCTGATGATACGATTGAAGACTCTACGAAGACAGCTATTAATAATATGAAATGGCAAAACATTGAGGTGGTTTTAGCTACAGGACGTCCGCTCCATGAGATATCGGAGCTTGCAGAGGAACTTCAGATTACTTCATTTATCGGATATAATGGCGCACTGGGAATTTATGAAGGCGAAACGATTTTTGCCGAACCAATGCACCCTGATGATGTAAAATACATTTTGGATGTTGCAGCTGCAAATGACCATGAAGTTGTTTGTTATACGCATGAAAAAAATTACTTGACCAATCTGGAATCAGAATCGGTACAAGCCTTTCTCAAGCAATTCCATTTACGCCAAAATGCAGTTTTCACTGAAAATGCGATCGAAAAAATTCTTGGCATGACGATCATCACTGCTGGAAAAAATGGTGAGTCGCTTTACAGATTCAAGAATGGAATCCATTTGTCCCAGGTGAATGTCGAGGGTATGAAGCATTGCTATGATGTAATTCGTGATCATGTAAATAAAGGGATTGGCGTCGAATTCCTTCTAAAAAAACTGGGGATTAACCGTGAAGCCTCAATTGCCTTTGGAGACGGAATGAATGACAAGGAAATGCTGGCAAGTGCTGGTGAAGGATTCGCGATGGGCAATGCGCATCCTGACCTGTTTCAATATGCAAAACATAAGACAACTGCTGTTACAAACTCGGGGATTTACAATGGTTTAAAATCTCTTGGATTATTATGA
- a CDS encoding formate/nitrite transporter family protein: MAFRKPQEIAQVTIDSGTYKAAMPVKNMLALGFLGGAFIAIGYLLDIRVIANLPHEWGTFGTFLGASVFPLGLILILLAGGELLTGNMTAISMASLAKKVTVKMLLKNWFWITLSNFVGALFVAYFFGHIVGLTETGPYLEKTVAVAGAKLDAGFWAAFFSGIGCNWLVGLAVWLSYGASDMTGKVLAIWFPIMGFVAIGFQHVVANMFVIPAAIFAGHYSWGEYFTNFVPVYLGNAVGGGVFVALIYWMSYKDNIKKSAVQPEDQFSKASAKKRAASK; encoded by the coding sequence TGGCACATACAAGGCAGCTATGCCTGTAAAGAACATGCTGGCACTGGGATTCCTGGGCGGGGCTTTTATTGCTATAGGGTATCTTTTGGACATCAGGGTAATCGCGAACCTGCCGCATGAGTGGGGAACTTTTGGAACATTCCTTGGTGCATCGGTATTTCCTCTTGGCCTGATTTTAATCCTTCTTGCCGGGGGAGAACTGTTGACAGGTAATATGACTGCCATTTCAATGGCCAGTCTTGCGAAGAAGGTAACAGTAAAGATGCTATTGAAAAATTGGTTCTGGATTACTCTGAGCAATTTTGTTGGCGCTCTTTTTGTAGCCTATTTTTTTGGCCATATTGTTGGCTTGACCGAAACGGGACCTTATCTTGAAAAAACAGTCGCGGTAGCAGGTGCAAAGCTGGATGCTGGTTTTTGGGCGGCTTTTTTCTCAGGGATAGGTTGTAACTGGCTTGTTGGTTTAGCGGTGTGGCTCTCATATGGGGCATCCGACATGACGGGGAAGGTGTTGGCCATCTGGTTCCCGATCATGGGGTTTGTGGCAATCGGATTCCAGCACGTAGTCGCAAACATGTTCGTCATCCCTGCTGCAATTTTTGCAGGCCACTATAGCTGGGGGGAGTACTTCACTAATTTTGTTCCCGTTTACTTAGGCAATGCAGTTGGAGGTGGAGTCTTCGTAGCTTTGATCTATTGGATGAGCTATAAAGACAACATTAAAAAGTCTGCTGTACAGCCTGAGGATCAATTTTCAAAGGCAAGCGCAAAAAAACGGGCAGCAAGCAAATAA